The Spiroplasma culicicola AES-1 genomic sequence TTAAAATATACATTTATATATATAATATATATGTTAGGAGGAATTGAAAATGACTTCATTTACAGCAAAAGTTATTGATCCAGTTGGGTTACATGCAAGACCTGCATCAGTTTTAACAAAGGAAGCTTCAAAATTTGCTTCAGAAATTAAAATAATCTGTGGGGAAAAAGAAGGTAATCTAAAATCAATTATGAACGTAATGGCTTTAGCAGTTAAATCAGGGGCAGAAATTACTATTGAAGCAACTGGTGATGACGAAAAAGAAGCTATTGCAGCTATTGAGCAAGCAATGAAAGATAATTCAATTATCTAATTTAAAATTTTATTTAAAAGTATTGAAAAACACCATTTTAATGGTGTTTTTTTATTTTTTAAACTTATAGTGTTTATATAAAGTTATCTTGAAACATAGTATAATAATTATTAAGGAGGAATAAAATGATAGAGATAAAAAATGTCTCAAGGAAACTGGGTAACTTTGGTTTACAAAATGTTAGTTTTAAAATCAAAAAGGGTTCAGTTGTTGCCTTTGTTGGTGACAATGGAGCTGGAAAAACTACAACAATCAAAGCATTATTTGGTGAATTGAAGATTGATAGCGGTCAGATTTTAATTGATGGTAAAAATATCTTTGAAAATAACAACTTAAAAAAAGTTGCTTTTTTTCCAGATTCAAATAACGTACCAATGAATATTAAAGTCCATGACTATATGCATTACATTTGTGCTGCCAATGGTATTACAAGTGATATTGCAAACAAAAAAATTGATAGTGTTTATAAATTATTAGAATTAAGACCTTACAAAAACAAAAAAATCAAAGAACTTTCATCGGGTTGAAAGAAAAAGGCTATTATGGCAAGTGTTCTTATTAGAACACCAGAATATATTGTATTTGACGAACCAACAGCAAATGTGGACGTTGAATCTAAATTATATTTTATGAATATTTTAAAATTATTAGTAAGACAGGGAATTACTGTTTTAATTACAAGTCATATTATTGAAGAACTTCAAGAAGTGGCAAACTATTTAGTATTAATTAAAAAGGGTGAAATTGTTTATGAAAATGATTTTGACAACCAAAAAGAGCAAATAATGGATGTATACAAACAGCATATGAAAAGTCCAATTAAGGATTTAAGAATTTTGCAAGAATTGTATCGTGGAGAAATTTAAGATGAAATTAAAATTAGACAAAAGGAAAGCAAATGTTGAAAAACAAGCGTCTGCTAACTTTACAATTATTTTTAATATCAACTTAAAAATGGCTCTTAAAAACGCGGGTATTTTAGTTACTAAATTAGTTTATATTTTTGCAATGATTATGATTTTAACTTTTGAGGTATCTTCAGCAATTAAACCTCAAGATGTAGATTCATTAGCAACTTTTAAATTGATATTTTATATATTTTCAACCATTTTAACAGTATTTTATACTATGGTTATTACTATATATTTACTTAAAAAACAGTGATCTGATGGAATTCATTCGATTGAATCAAGAGCTGGATTTAAACCATGAAAATCTTATTTAATTCGTGCTCTTGTACAATTTACTGTAATGTCAATTTCAAATGCAATTATTTTATTTTATTGCATTGTATTGCAATTTATATCTGCTGCAAACACAGAAATTTATTTTGCATATGTGTATTCACAAATGTTTTTCTTAGTATTTTTATCAGTTGTAGTAACTTTAATGTTATTAGTAATATTTGCAGTATGTAATACACTAGTAGGAACAATGTTATCAACAGTATTAATGTTCTTTATGGCATTTTCACCATTATTTGCATCAATTAAATCTCTACTTTCTGGAGATTCATCAATTGATTATGGATTAAAAATGAATGCTATAGATGCTTTTACACGTTCAACATTAAGTGATGGTAATGTAAAAGTTAATTCATTGTATAAGGATCAATTAAACAATGATCAATCAATATACTTAACACAATTTAAAGATAATTTAGAGGGTCTAAGTGAAACATTAAGTGAAGAAATAGATATTAAATATCTTGGTTTATCACAAATACCATTGGAAGCTCGTACAATGGTTGAATATTATGATTTAAATAATGGGGATATAAATGCACAATGAGTGGTATGAAAAGATATGACTTATAAACTTTTAAGCACTGGACAATATGGTTATGAAAATTATGTTGAGGGAGACAATCTTCCAAAAGAAAAGTTCATATTAAATAAATTGCCAATTGCAGATATTTTAGAAGATTTATTAGTTGCTGTAATTGAAAATTCCACTCAATTCAAAAACGAAAATGATGGTATTGTACCAGCCCTATTTATAGAATCATATAGTTGAAACTATACTCCAGAGGTAATTCAAATTGATAACTTTATTAGTCAATTGAAAAAAGTAAAACCAGAGTATAGTAATTTTTTAACAAATATTAATAAAATTTATAACAAAATGTCTGTTGTTTTAAATGCAGATTCAACTCAAATATTTTCAAATACACAAAGAACACATTCAAGTGACACTCCAATTGCGCATGAACTTTATACAAGTGATATTTCATATAGCCAAAATGATATACAAAGTAGAAATATTTGTGATGAAATAGGTATAGAATGTAATCAAGAAATTCTTGATAGAAATGAAGCTGTTGCAGAAACTTACAACAGTTTTCCTGAACTTTCAATTATTAATTATTTAATTATTAATTTATGATTTGATTCATTTGCACTTGATAGTGAAATTGATACATTGTATCAATATTACAATAATTCACAAGCTGCAAAAGATTTAACAACAGATGTATTTAAACACTTTGGTGTAATGTCTACAGGAATATTTGCAAATCCATTAATTAATGATTCATTTAATTCATCAAGTTTTGCACCTATTAAACAAGGAAATACAACATCTGTAAAAAATATATTAGATTATGAAAAATATACACCAGATAATTTAGAGGCCTATGCCTTACAAGAACCTTACATTATTAAAGAAAAACTAAAATATACAAATGCATTCATTATTCCATTAGCATACTTTGTGTATCTATTAGTATGTTCACCATTAGCTTATATAGGATATTGATTCTATGAAAGAAAAACAAAAATTTAAAGGAAAGGAACTATTTTAAATGATTGAAGTTAAAAAAATTACAAGAGATCTTGGTGGTTTCTTCTTAAATCAAGTAAGTTTTACAATTAAAAAGGGTTCAGTTGTTGCTTTTGTTGGCGATAATGGAGCAGGTAAAACTACAACAATTAAAGCTTTATTTGGTGAATTGCGATTAGATAGTGGACAAATTTTAATGAATGGAAAAGATATTTTAGATGATCAAAATTTACAAAGAATTGCATTCTTTCCTGATTCAAATAACGTACCAATGAACATGAAATTAAAAGATTATGTTTCATATATTTGTGCAGTGAATGGAATGTCAAAAAAACAAGCTCAAGATAGAGCTGAAGCTGTATATACAATGTTAGGGTTAGAACCTTACGTTAATAAGAAATTAAAAAGTTTATCAGCTGGATGAAAGAAAAGAGCAATTATGGCAAGTGTTTTAGTTAGAGCACCTGAATTTATTGTTTTTGATGAACCAACAGCAAACGTTGATGTTGAAGCAAAATTATCATTTATGAACATTTTGCATGAACTATCAAATATTGGAGTAACTATTTTAATTACAAGTCATATTCTTGAAGAACTTCAAGAAGTGGCAAACTATTTAGTACTAATTAAAAATGGTGAAATAGTATATGAAAATGACTTTGACAATAAAACACAAAAAATATCAGACATTTATAAAACAATTAATGCTCAAAAAACAGATAACATTAGTTTATTAAATGACGTTTATTTAAATGCTGGAGGTGTTGAAAATGGAAAATAATCAAAATCCAATTCAAACAAGCACTGTAAAGCTTAATTTACAAAAACCTGTTAAAGTCAAAAAACAAAAAGAACCTCGTCAAAAGGGTGAAAAATTTATCAAGCCAATTAAATTTGAAGGTATTTGATTATTATTATGAGTTAATGTTAAAAAAGCATTTACTACAAAAACAATCATAGCAATGGGAATTGTTTTCTTAATTATTTCGTTTATCTTTACATCAATATCATTGCCAATGATAGCTTCAGGAGATGAAGTTGGAAAAATTATTTCATGAATTGGATATATTTTAACAATGTTCTTCTATATAATTTTTCTATCACTACTAGCAATAATATTGGTTAAAACTCCAATTCTAGAAGGAATTACCCAAATTGAAATTAGAGCAGGAGTTGCTATTTGAAAATCATATTTAATAAGATTTGCAACATACTTATTAATTGCATTTGCATATTGTTTAGTAAATATGATTATTGTATTTAGTTACCTGCCTTTAGCTCAAAACTTAAAATATCTAAGAATGGCCTTTATAATAAGTCCCCCAATTTTCTTATTTATCTTTGCAATAATTTGATATCCATTAATTACATTTATTGCATTAATTTGTTCACAAGCAATGGGAATATTTACAAATATTTTTGTTGGAGCAGTAGTTGCAGTTGTACCTATTATTAATGCTGTTATTCCAGTATTTATGGGAGATTTTGGTGAAAAAAATAAAGATATTCAAGTTAAGACCGTCCAATTACAATTGGCAAATGATTTTTATCAATCAACAATTAATGATGAAAATGTAAAAGGTATTTATGAAGAAGATATTTTAAGTCAAATAAATAAAAATATTGATCAGATAAATAAACAACATAATACAACAACGGAAGATAATATATGTGTTATTAGAACTTTAGATTTAAATTCACTTATTACTTATGATCAAACTTCAGAAGGCAATCCCTCTGGATGTTCTTCAGCGTCAAATTATTTAGAATATCTTGAAAGAGCATTCTATTTAGGTGAATTTAATACAAATACTACAACTAATACTGAAATTACAAATGTATTTGATAATCTTTATATTTCACAAATTTTATCAGCAATGTTTGATTTAGTTGATGAAAAACTATATGAAGTACCTGTTGGTCATCCTGGATTTAACGAAGCGGGAATATATTATGCAAGTAGTTCACAAAGTTGATATGATAATTCAAGATCTACAAACTATATAGATATTTCAGTGTTAGTAAAATGATTAGCAAAACAATTACCTGAATATAAAAATCTTTTAACAACTATTGAAAAACAATATAATAAATACAAAGAAATTATGTGAGATTACAATTCTATTAATGATAATTATTATTTATATTCAGGAAAATCATATTCATATATGAAAATAGCACAAAATGATTTTTATAAAGGTGTACTTGAATTGAATAATGATGCAATTAGTGTTTATAAAAGACATCCAGAATTGGCAATCATTAACAATTTAATTATTCAAAATTGAATGAATGTTTATGCACTAAATTCAAGTCTTCAACAGTCAGCTTGAAATGAAGATAATTATGGTGGTAGTTGAAATACAACATCATTAACAAATGAAGAAATGTTTGAAAAAATGCAAAAACGTACTACTTCACAAATTATTTCTAAATATGCTAATCCAACTCATCATATTTCTTCAATGTGAAATGGATTATTTGGTAAAAATGTTATGTTAGATTTACTTGTAAGTGATTCTAGTATGGAAATGATTCCTAGGGGTGTTACCAAAGGAGTTTCAAATTTAGAAGAGTTTGCTCAATATTCAACATGAGATTATGTCAAAAGTGCCAAAGCAAGTGAAATTGATCCAGATAGAAAAATGGTACCAATGTTTGAAAAAGTAACTTTAAAAGTTAACTTTGGATATAATGTTTCATTGATAGTATTTATTTATGTTCTATCTTCATTAGGAGTAAATGCTTTAGTTTACTTAACATATAAAAAACAAGCTAGAATTTAATATTTAAAAAAATCTCATTAGAGATTTTTTTGTTTTTAAACCCATAGATTAGAAATGCTTATAATGAACTAAATTTTGTGTATAATAATAGTTGATTAACAATTTAGGAGGAATACACAAAATGTCAATGAAATTAAAAGGAATTGGGGCAAGTAACGGGATTGCTGTTGCTAAAGTTTATGTTTTAGACGAACAACCAATCGTTATACCTCAAGAAAATACAACAGATGTTGAAAAAGAATTAGCAAATGTTAGCGCTTCAATTGAAAAAGCAAAAACAGATTTAGTAAATCTACAAAAAATTGCACTTGAAAAATTGGGTGAAGAAAAAGCAGCTATTTTTGAAGCACATGCTTCAATCTTAGAAGACCCAGCAATGAGCGAAGAATTTACTGCTTTAATTAAGGAACAAAATTACAATGGAGCAAAAGCAATTGATGAAGTTGCAACCAAATATATTGAAATGTTTGGTGCAATGGATGATGATTACTTTAGAGAAAGAGCAGCTGATGTTAAAGATGTAACAGAAAGATTAATGCGTTACGTTTTGGGATTACCAGTTGCAGATTTAGCAACAATTAATGAAGAAGTTATTATTGTTGCAGAAGATTTAACACCATCTCAAACTGCACAGTTAAATCCATTATTTGTAAAAGGATTTGCATGTAATATTGGGGGAAGAACTAGTCATGCTGCTATTATGGCAAGAAGTTTAGAGATTCCTGCAGTTTTGGGATTAAAAACTATTGTTCATAGTGTTAAAGAAAATGATATTTTAGCAATGGATGGATTAACTGGAGAAGTTGAAATTAATCCAGCAAACAAAGACGAATGAACTAAAAAAGCTGAGAAATTTAAACAAGAACAAGCTGAATTAGAAAAATTTAAAACTTTACCAACAGTTACAAAAGATGGATTTGATAAATTTATTTTAGAAGGAAATATTGGTAGTCCAAAAGATGTAGCTGCTGTTTTAGAAAATGGGGGAGAAGGAGTTGGATTATTTAGATCTGAATTCTTATACATGGACAATGATCATTTCCCTACAGAAGATGAGCAATTTGAAGCTTACAAAAAAGTTGTAAGTGACATGAATGGCAAAGTAACAATTATTAGAACACTTGATATTGGGGGAGACAAAAAATTATCATATTTTGAATTCCCAGAAGAAATGAATCCATTCTTAGGATATCGTGCAATTAGATTTACATTAGACAGAAAAGATATTTTTAGAGACCAAATTAGAGCTTTACTAAGAGCTAGTGCATTTGGACCAATTGGAATTATGTTCCCAATGATTGCAACAGTTGATGAATTTAAAGCAGCAAAACAATTTACACTTGATTGTAAAGTTGAATTAGAAAAAGAAGGTGTTAAAGTTGGTGCAGATCTAGAAATCGGAATGATGGTAGAAATTCCTGCAGCAGCAGTAAATGCTGAAAACTTTGCAAAACATGCTGATTTCTTCAGTGTTGGAACAAACGACTTAATTCAATATTCAATGGCTGCTGACAGAATGAGTGAACATGTGACATATTTATACCAACCATATAATCCTTCAATTTTAAGATTATTAAAATTAACAATTGATGGAGCACACAAACATGGTAAATGAGCTGGAATGTGTGGAGAAATGGCTGGAGAACCTGAAGCAGTTCCATTATTAATGGGTTTAGGACTTGATGCTTATTCAATGTCTGCAACAAGTATTCCTCAAGCAAGAAGCATTATGTCAAAATTGACTTTAGAAGAAACTCAAACATTAGCTGCTAAAGCTCTTGAATGTGAAACTTCTGATGAAGTATTGGCATTAGTAAATGACTTAATGAAAAATAAATAATAAGTAAAAAAATCCCTTATGGGATTTTTTATATTTTCTGAATTAATTTATAATAAAATCAATTTCAAGAGTTTTGTATCCTTCACTGATAAAAACAATTTTTGTTTTACCAGTATTTTTTGCATTAATTTCAAATTCAATATTACTAATATTTTGAATTTGAGTAATTGAAACTATATTATTGTTTTTGCAAAAAGCAGTAATATTAATATTTTTATCATCGCTGAATTTGATGTTTGTAGTTTGACCTTTTTTAAGTAGATTTGAAGTTAAAACATAAGTAAATTCTTTTTCATTTATATCAACTTTAATTCCATTTGAAATTAAAATATTTGTTAAATTATTAATTTGATTCTGTAACAATTGTTGATTTAATTGGGCTTCTTGTTTTTGAATTTTGATTTCTTGTTCAAGAAATTTGTTTCGTGCACTTTGTTGTTTATAAAGTAACTCACATTCTTTAGTTAGTCTTGGCATTTTTTTATCCTCATTTACAGTGATAAAACTGTTATAGGATGATACATATTTATTAAATTCTTTGACTATATGATCTTCCATTGCCATTATATCATTGTCATTTGTAGATTTCCAAGACCAATTTGTCTTATCAAAAATAAGATTGTATTTTTCTTCCATAAAATTTATGAAGGTAAAGTTATCATTATCAATGTCAAATGTATCTTTAAAAAGTCATTCTTGAATAAGTAGATCATCATTTTTAATGAAAGTTAAATTTATTTGATTGTTAGAAGTAAAATTGTTGGTTTTATTTTTCATATTATTTCTCCTTATGAATAATGAATGAAAGAATTTTTTCTTTCAATATAGTAATCGTCATAAAAATTGAGAAATTTACATATTTTTGTATGTTTTTTTAAGAAATATTAAAGATAAAATCACTGATTTACATTTATTAATTTTTATAAGCTAAAATGTACTATTATAATAAAGATAATTATTATAGAATAATTATGGAAGGAGATCACTCATGGGATTATTTACAAAAAATAAAAGCGTAGAAGTATTTGCACCAGTTGATGGAGAAATTATTGATTTATCTACTGTGCAAGATGATGTATTTGCAGAAAAAATGTTAGGTGAAGGTTTAGCATTTGTTCCAGCAAATGGTGAATTCGTTGCTCCAATTGATGGGAAACTAGTTACAGTATTTCCATCAGGACATGCATATGGAATTGCAACTAAAAGCGGTGTTGAAATTTTATTACACATTGGTTTAGATACAGTTTCATTAGATGGTGAAGGGTTTGACGTTAAAGTTAAACAAGATCAAACAGTTTCAGTGGGAGATTTATTAGTAAATGTTGATATTGAAAATGTTTCTAAAAAAGTACCTTCAATGCAAACTCCATTAATTTTTACAACTGATTCAATGAACGGAAGAACAATTGAAATTGTAAAATCAGGAACTGTTGCAAAGGGAGACTTAATTGCTATAGTTAAATAAAAATAAAAATGTTTATAAAATAAGCATTTTTATTTTTTTTATTAGTAAAATAATAAATAAGGTGAAATTATGGAAACAAATAATGACAAAACATTAGAAAAAGAATTTGCAAAAAACGAGAAGAAAGTTGCAAAGGCAATGGCCAAAAAAGAAAAAAAATTAGAAAGAGAAATTAGACATAACGAAAGAAAAGTTAAGTTTTATAAGTGACATAATAAAAATTATAAGCTAGAAGATAATCAATTTAGATATAACTTAGTTAATTGAAAAACTGATGGAATGATTTTTTTAAGTTGTGCGTTTTTTATTCCAGTTTTATTTTCTTTAATTGGATTTTTCTTTTTTGATCTAAAAACAAATAATTATACTCAAGCTACAGTTGAACTTGCAAAATTAATTAGTGCAGCTGTTGGTCTATTTTTATTGGGCCAACGTCACTCAAGAATATTGTGAAGTGGGGGATTTGCTTGATATTTCCTATATGTATTAGCTCCCCAATTTATTGTTTTAATTCTTGCATTTATTCCATTTGAAAATAGTGATATTTTTAATATGTTGGCAATGCTAATTAGTGGTGCAGCTGTTTTAATAATTATTCTTAAATTTGATAGAGTTATAACTAAAAGAATGAAAGAAACATTTAAAAATCATTTAGGTACTTTGATTGTTACAAGTCTTATTGCTTTTGTTGCGATGTTTTTAATTTCTACAATGTTCTTTTCAAGTTTAATTGAAAATACATGATTAAATCTAGCGCAAGCAGAAAATCAAAATAGTTTAACTGGCCCATTAAATGATGCAAATACATCAACAACTGTAAAAATAATCTATGTTATCATATTATTTGCATATGCTGTTGTTGTGGCACCTTTATTAGAAGAAATTGTAATTCGCCAATCATGATTTGTAAATATTGGAAATAAATGAGCTGGATTAATCTTTAGTTCATTATTCTTTGGGTTTATGCATTATGGAACAACTGGAGATTATGAACATTTCTTAAGTTATACTTCTGCTGGATTTTGTTTAGGAGCTGTATTTATATTCTCAAAAGCAAATGTAACATATTCATGAATGGTACACTTGTTAAATAACTTAACTGCATTTATTCTAATGATAATAGGTGCTTTTGCATAGAAAGAAAACAAACTAATGACAATCTTAAAAGTAAATAAAAATGATGAAAATCAAACGGTTTTTAATTTTATTAAGAAAAATTTTAAAACTACAAATTTATCAATTATCTATAAGTGATTTCGAACAAACAAAATTAAAATTAATGATAAAAGAATTAAGGATCAAAAAATTATTTTAAAATTTGGAGATGAAATAAAAGTTTATGATAGTGCAAGTGCTGTTAAAAGACAAAATAATCACATTGTTGATTACAGTTTATTAAAAGTTGTTTATGAAGATGACAATATTTTAATAGCAGATAAACCAAGTGGTTTAGAAATTCACTCACCAATTAATGAAAATCTTGATGAAATGGTAAGAAGTTATTTAATTGAGAAAAAAGAATATAATATTGAAAATGAAAATTCATTTGTAATTAGTCATGTTCACAGAATTGATAAATTAACTCGTGGTTTGGTTATTTATGCTAAAAATAAAATGAGTTTAGATATATTATTAACTTCAATTCAAGAAAAAGATGAAATCTCAAAGTTTTATCTTGCAAAATTAGTAAATAATGATTTGCCTGAAGGTTTAGTAAATGGGTGAATTCGTTATGATAGTGAAAAACAAGTTGCTGTATTTAGAGAAATTCAAAAGAATAGTTATAAAGAATCCAACCAGATTAATCAAATAGTTGATGAACAAAATAATATTTATTCAATTCAATTATTATCTGGAAGAAAACACCAAATTAGATCAATTTGTTCTTTTTATAAAGCACCAATTGTTGGAGATTTTCGATATGGAGCTCCAAGAAATGGATCAAAACAAATTGAATTAATTGCCTATAAACTAATTTTTAATAATCTACAAGGTCAATTAAGTTATCTAAATAATCAAGAATTTATATCAAACTATAAATTTTAAAATGATAAAATTAAAAATATATTGCAAAGGGGGAAAAATATGTTATCTACAAAACAGGGTATTTTAAATACAATTGTGGGAACTGTAATCTCTCTTTTTAATGCTTTAGTGCAATTCTTAACAATGTACTGAGTTTTGAATAAATTTGGAACAGAGTTTAACGGGTTTATTAAACTTGTTGGTTCATTTTCTATTTTAATTGCAACAGCTGATGGAGCATTAGGGGTGGCTACAACAATTTTGTTGGTTCGTCCTTTTGTTCAAAATGATTGAATTACTGCAAATGAAATTTATTCAACAGCTAAAAAGGGTTATCGCAAATCTGCATTAATCGGTTTATTATTAGTATCATTAATTGGTTTTGCTTATCCTTTATATGCAGGGGTTTCATCTAATGGAAGCATTTTTGATATTAATAGTTGAAAAGAAATTGGAATTGCAACTCCTGATGGCCAATTAGTTGGCTACTTTTCATTAGTGGCAATTACATTAATTTTTGGGGTAAAAAACTTCGTAACAGCATATTGATTTAGTGTATATGAAAATGTAATTGCAGCAGATAATAAAAATTCAGTTCGAAGAATTGCTATTTTGTTTACAGATGTTTTTGTTTATTCAATAATGTTTTATTTGTTAAATATTGATTCAATTAATCCAATTTTTCCATTTTTATCAATGCTTTTATATGGACCAATTAAAGGAATAATGATTTATTTTTATGCCAAAAAAAATTATATTTGATTGAAATATTATCGAGATTTTAATAGTTTTAAATTAAATACTACTAAGAAAAAGATTACTTTTTCTTCATTAGGGACATCAATTCTTTTAAATACAGATGTTTTAATTGTTTCAATTGTTTTAGGACTTAGTGTTTCATCTACTCTATCTCTTTACTTAGTAATTGCAGTTAATACTAGATTGATAATGACAAATTTTATTAC encodes the following:
- the ptsP gene encoding phosphoenolpyruvate--protein phosphotransferase — translated: MSMKLKGIGASNGIAVAKVYVLDEQPIVIPQENTTDVEKELANVSASIEKAKTDLVNLQKIALEKLGEEKAAIFEAHASILEDPAMSEEFTALIKEQNYNGAKAIDEVATKYIEMFGAMDDDYFRERAADVKDVTERLMRYVLGLPVADLATINEEVIIVAEDLTPSQTAQLNPLFVKGFACNIGGRTSHAAIMARSLEIPAVLGLKTIVHSVKENDILAMDGLTGEVEINPANKDEWTKKAEKFKQEQAELEKFKTLPTVTKDGFDKFILEGNIGSPKDVAAVLENGGEGVGLFRSEFLYMDNDHFPTEDEQFEAYKKVVSDMNGKVTIIRTLDIGGDKKLSYFEFPEEMNPFLGYRAIRFTLDRKDIFRDQIRALLRASAFGPIGIMFPMIATVDEFKAAKQFTLDCKVELEKEGVKVGADLEIGMMVEIPAAAVNAENFAKHADFFSVGTNDLIQYSMAADRMSEHVTYLYQPYNPSILRLLKLTIDGAHKHGKWAGMCGEMAGEPEAVPLLMGLGLDAYSMSATSIPQARSIMSKLTLEETQTLAAKALECETSDEVLALVNDLMKNK
- a CDS encoding CPBP family intramembrane glutamic endopeptidase; translated protein: METNNDKTLEKEFAKNEKKVAKAMAKKEKKLEREIRHNERKVKFYKWHNKNYKLEDNQFRYNLVNWKTDGMIFLSCAFFIPVLFSLIGFFFFDLKTNNYTQATVELAKLISAAVGLFLLGQRHSRILWSGGFAWYFLYVLAPQFIVLILAFIPFENSDIFNMLAMLISGAAVLIIILKFDRVITKRMKETFKNHLGTLIVTSLIAFVAMFLISTMFFSSLIENTWLNLAQAENQNSLTGPLNDANTSTTVKIIYVIILFAYAVVVAPLLEEIVIRQSWFVNIGNKWAGLIFSSLFFGFMHYGTTGDYEHFLSYTSAGFCLGAVFIFSKANVTYSWMVHLLNNLTAFILMIIGAFA
- a CDS encoding pseudouridine synthase family protein, with product MTILKVNKNDENQTVFNFIKKNFKTTNLSIIYKWFRTNKIKINDKRIKDQKIILKFGDEIKVYDSASAVKRQNNHIVDYSLLKVVYEDDNILIADKPSGLEIHSPINENLDEMVRSYLIEKKEYNIENENSFVISHVHRIDKLTRGLVIYAKNKMSLDILLTSIQEKDEISKFYLAKLVNNDLPEGLVNGWIRYDSEKQVAVFREIQKNSYKESNQINQIVDEQNNIYSIQLLSGRKHQIRSICSFYKAPIVGDFRYGAPRNGSKQIELIAYKLIFNNLQGQLSYLNNQEFISNYKF
- a CDS encoding HPr family phosphocarrier protein yields the protein MTSFTAKVIDPVGLHARPASVLTKEASKFASEIKIICGEKEGNLKSIMNVMALAVKSGAEITIEATGDDEKEAIAAIEQAMKDNSII
- a CDS encoding ABC transporter ATP-binding protein, producing the protein MIEVKKITRDLGGFFLNQVSFTIKKGSVVAFVGDNGAGKTTTIKALFGELRLDSGQILMNGKDILDDQNLQRIAFFPDSNNVPMNMKLKDYVSYICAVNGMSKKQAQDRAEAVYTMLGLEPYVNKKLKSLSAGWKKRAIMASVLVRAPEFIVFDEPTANVDVEAKLSFMNILHELSNIGVTILITSHILEELQEVANYLVLIKNGEIVYENDFDNKTQKISDIYKTINAQKTDNISLLNDVYLNAGGVENGK
- a CDS encoding ABC-2 transporter permease, with translation MENNQNPIQTSTVKLNLQKPVKVKKQKEPRQKGEKFIKPIKFEGIWLLLWVNVKKAFTTKTIIAMGIVFLIISFIFTSISLPMIASGDEVGKIISWIGYILTMFFYIIFLSLLAIILVKTPILEGITQIEIRAGVAIWKSYLIRFATYLLIAFAYCLVNMIIVFSYLPLAQNLKYLRMAFIISPPIFLFIFAIIWYPLITFIALICSQAMGIFTNIFVGAVVAVVPIINAVIPVFMGDFGEKNKDIQVKTVQLQLANDFYQSTINDENVKGIYEEDILSQINKNIDQINKQHNTTTEDNICVIRTLDLNSLITYDQTSEGNPSGCSSASNYLEYLERAFYLGEFNTNTTTNTEITNVFDNLYISQILSAMFDLVDEKLYEVPVGHPGFNEAGIYYASSSQSWYDNSRSTNYIDISVLVKWLAKQLPEYKNLLTTIEKQYNKYKEIMWDYNSINDNYYLYSGKSYSYMKIAQNDFYKGVLELNNDAISVYKRHPELAIINNLIIQNWMNVYALNSSLQQSAWNEDNYGGSWNTTSLTNEEMFEKMQKRTTSQIISKYANPTHHISSMWNGLFGKNVMLDLLVSDSSMEMIPRGVTKGVSNLEEFAQYSTWDYVKSAKASEIDPDRKMVPMFEKVTLKVNFGYNVSLIVFIYVLSSLGVNALVYLTYKKQARI
- a CDS encoding PTS sugar transporter subunit IIA; the protein is MFTKNKSVEVFAPVDGEIIDLSTVQDDVFAEKMLGEGLAFVPANGEFVAPIDGKLVTVFPSGHAYGIATKSGVEILLHIGLDTVSLDGEGFDVKVKQDQTVSVGDLLVNVDIENVSKKVPSMQTPLIFTTDSMNGRTIEIVKSGTVAKGDLIAIVK
- a CDS encoding ABC-2 transporter permease; amino-acid sequence: MKLKLDKRKANVEKQASANFTIIFNINLKMALKNAGILVTKLVYIFAMIMILTFEVSSAIKPQDVDSLATFKLIFYIFSTILTVFYTMVITIYLLKKQWSDGIHSIESRAGFKPWKSYLIRALVQFTVMSISNAIILFYCIVLQFISAANTEIYFAYVYSQMFFLVFLSVVVTLMLLVIFAVCNTLVGTMLSTVLMFFMAFSPLFASIKSLLSGDSSIDYGLKMNAIDAFTRSTLSDGNVKVNSLYKDQLNNDQSIYLTQFKDNLEGLSETLSEEIDIKYLGLSQIPLEARTMVEYYDLNNGDINAQWVVWKDMTYKLLSTGQYGYENYVEGDNLPKEKFILNKLPIADILEDLLVAVIENSTQFKNENDGIVPALFIESYSWNYTPEVIQIDNFISQLKKVKPEYSNFLTNINKIYNKMSVVLNADSTQIFSNTQRTHSSDTPIAHELYTSDISYSQNDIQSRNICDEIGIECNQEILDRNEAVAETYNSFPELSIINYLIINLWFDSFALDSEIDTLYQYYNNSQAAKDLTTDVFKHFGVMSTGIFANPLINDSFNSSSFAPIKQGNTTSVKNILDYEKYTPDNLEAYALQEPYIIKEKLKYTNAFIIPLAYFVYLLVCSPLAYIGYWFYERKTKI
- a CDS encoding ABC transporter ATP-binding protein, giving the protein MIEIKNVSRKLGNFGLQNVSFKIKKGSVVAFVGDNGAGKTTTIKALFGELKIDSGQILIDGKNIFENNNLKKVAFFPDSNNVPMNIKVHDYMHYICAANGITSDIANKKIDSVYKLLELRPYKNKKIKELSSGWKKKAIMASVLIRTPEYIVFDEPTANVDVESKLYFMNILKLLVRQGITVLITSHIIEELQEVANYLVLIKKGEIVYENDFDNQKEQIMDVYKQHMKSPIKDLRILQELYRGEI